In Achromobacter spanius, the following proteins share a genomic window:
- a CDS encoding bifunctional diguanylate cyclase/phosphodiesterase translates to MSILRQLLLSVTLAIGVILLGTLALSINSAREYLSGQLQVQSTDAAVSLALSLSQPANNDPVLQELLISALYDGGHFSLVRLADPEGKVLIERRSTATPNAVPAWFQKLAPLDTQPASHAVSDGWRQLGEVTLIANDSYAWEALWRSSVKMIALVVGAGVLWAVFAFVLVGWIKNRLLREISDHVRSIGQDTPPEQVEARVPELSGVVQALNQTRERVYASVEEQNAKIESLELELNQDPVTRLPNRKYFVNEFRRALEAPTVAGGHVLVFRQRDLADLNRHMPREFIDQWLRAACERIQGALKALHVASPLLARLNGSDFALLLPGCAAPQAMMVAEQLRADLHATRIPVGEGHLCRWALAMTDYGRGNQAGPVLARLDFGLMRAESANNDQVVIAGATDMQSPSESGERAWKDAILSALEEKHFELATERLLAADGTALRTEAMLMLRTSADQVAIPATLFIPPAVRLDLVADCDLESVRLGLDWLATHDGELAVRVALPSLRGQKFFRQLALMLTEHRPLAHRLFLEIDAHGLVECHEQIATLARVVSDFGAHIGVRRLAQQFGAVAQLHTLPLSYVKLGGGFVGGMSQSPGSQQLTASVLETARALNIDVYAEDVPDAETQRILAGLGIEVMRGPGVKRVANSA, encoded by the coding sequence ATGTCCATACTTCGACAGTTACTGCTTAGCGTGACCCTCGCGATCGGCGTCATCCTGCTGGGCACGTTGGCGCTCAGCATCAACTCGGCGCGCGAATACCTGTCTGGCCAGTTGCAGGTGCAAAGCACCGATGCGGCGGTGTCGCTGGCGCTGTCGTTGTCGCAGCCCGCCAATAACGATCCGGTGCTGCAGGAATTGCTGATATCGGCGCTGTACGACGGGGGGCATTTCTCGCTGGTTCGCCTGGCGGACCCCGAAGGCAAGGTGCTGATCGAGCGCAGGTCCACCGCCACGCCGAATGCGGTTCCCGCCTGGTTTCAGAAGCTGGCGCCGCTGGACACGCAACCGGCCAGCCACGCGGTCAGCGACGGCTGGCGCCAGTTGGGCGAAGTGACCTTGATCGCCAATGATTCGTACGCCTGGGAAGCCCTGTGGCGCAGCAGCGTGAAGATGATTGCGCTGGTGGTCGGCGCAGGTGTGTTGTGGGCCGTGTTTGCCTTTGTGTTGGTGGGATGGATCAAGAACCGTCTGCTGCGCGAGATCAGCGACCATGTCCGCAGCATCGGCCAAGACACCCCGCCCGAGCAGGTCGAGGCGCGCGTGCCCGAGTTGTCGGGCGTGGTACAGGCGTTGAACCAGACCCGCGAGCGCGTGTACGCCAGCGTGGAAGAACAGAACGCCAAGATCGAATCTTTGGAACTGGAGCTGAACCAGGACCCGGTGACCCGCTTGCCGAACCGCAAATACTTCGTGAACGAATTCCGGCGCGCGCTTGAAGCGCCGACCGTCGCGGGCGGGCACGTGCTGGTGTTCCGCCAACGCGACCTGGCTGACCTGAACCGCCACATGCCGCGCGAATTCATCGACCAATGGCTGCGCGCCGCGTGCGAACGGATTCAGGGTGCGCTGAAGGCGCTGCACGTGGCGTCGCCTTTGCTGGCCCGCCTGAACGGTTCGGACTTTGCGTTGTTGCTGCCCGGCTGCGCCGCGCCACAGGCCATGATGGTGGCCGAGCAGTTGCGGGCCGACCTGCATGCCACGCGCATTCCCGTTGGGGAAGGCCATCTTTGCCGCTGGGCCTTGGCCATGACGGACTACGGCCGGGGCAATCAGGCCGGCCCGGTGCTGGCGCGCCTGGACTTCGGCCTGATGCGCGCGGAAAGCGCCAACAACGATCAGGTCGTGATCGCGGGCGCAACGGACATGCAATCGCCGTCGGAGTCGGGAGAGCGGGCCTGGAAGGACGCCATTCTGTCCGCGCTGGAAGAAAAGCACTTCGAACTGGCCACGGAACGACTGCTGGCGGCCGACGGCACCGCCTTGCGCACCGAGGCCATGCTGATGCTGCGCACGTCCGCCGACCAGGTTGCCATTCCCGCTACGCTGTTCATCCCCCCCGCGGTGCGCCTGGACCTGGTGGCGGATTGCGACCTGGAATCGGTGCGCCTTGGCCTGGACTGGCTTGCCACCCATGACGGTGAACTGGCGGTGCGGGTCGCCTTGCCGTCCTTGCGAGGCCAGAAGTTCTTCCGCCAATTGGCCCTGATGCTGACGGAACACCGGCCCTTGGCCCATCGCCTGTTTCTGGAGATTGATGCGCACGGTCTCGTGGAATGCCACGAGCAGATCGCCACGCTGGCCCGCGTTGTCTCGGACTTTGGCGCGCATATTGGCGTGCGCCGCCTGGCGCAGCAATTCGGTGCGGTGGCCCAATTGCACACGCTGCCTTTGTCCTACGTAAAACTGGGTGGCGGCTTTGTGGGAGGGATGTCGCAAAGCCCGGGCAGCCAACAGTTGACGGCCTCGGTGCTGGAAACCGCTCGTGCCTTGAACATCGACGTATACGCCGAAGACGTGCCGGACGCTGAAACGCAGCGCATCCTGGCCGGCTTGGGCATTGAGGTCATGCGTGGCCCTGGCGTGAAGCGCGTGGCAAACTCGGCGTAG
- a CDS encoding transglutaminase-like cysteine peptidase has product MMLRRRPLRLKRVIGLALLGLTCWWGGTFAIELDAVKLQNLAASRYGAKSARSVSNWLQLLRNPPPATERDRLTLANDFWNQALLSAEDITLWKQADYWATPLESLGRGAGDCEDYVIGKYFTRLAMGVPANKLRFIYVRARVGGPASSSQVAHMVLGYYDTPNAVPLVLDSLISTILPATQRRDLTPVFSFNADGVYVDGKPAAPVDRLSRWRDLLQRMERDGIRP; this is encoded by the coding sequence ATCATGCTCCGCCGCCGCCCGCTTCGGTTGAAACGGGTTATCGGCCTTGCCTTGCTTGGCCTCACATGCTGGTGGGGCGGCACGTTCGCAATCGAGCTCGATGCCGTCAAACTGCAGAACCTGGCGGCAAGTCGCTACGGCGCCAAAAGCGCCAGATCTGTTTCCAACTGGCTGCAACTGCTGCGCAACCCGCCGCCCGCGACAGAAAGAGACCGCCTGACGCTCGCCAACGATTTCTGGAACCAGGCGCTGCTGTCCGCCGAAGACATCACCCTCTGGAAGCAGGCCGATTACTGGGCCACGCCGCTGGAATCGCTGGGCCGAGGCGCCGGCGACTGTGAAGACTACGTCATCGGCAAGTACTTCACCCGGTTGGCGATGGGTGTGCCCGCCAACAAGCTGCGCTTCATCTACGTCCGCGCGCGCGTGGGCGGGCCGGCCAGCAGCAGCCAGGTCGCCCACATGGTGTTGGGCTACTACGACACGCCAAACGCCGTCCCGCTGGTGCTGGACAGCCTGATCTCAACCATCTTGCCGGCCACGCAACGTCGCGACCTGACGCCGGTATTCAGTTTCAACGCCGACGGTGTCTACGTTGACGGCAAGCCTGCCGCGCCGGTTGACCGACTCAGCCGCTGGCGTGATCTACTTCAACGCATGGAACGGGACGGCATACGCCCCTGA